A window from Malassezia japonica chromosome 1, complete sequence encodes these proteins:
- a CDS encoding uncharacterized protein (EggNog:ENOG503P5AW; COG:J; BUSCO:EOG09265BWR), producing MGSQESFKRYVEVGRVVLLNNGENKNKIAVIVEIIDQNRAMIDGPSTGVARQPLRYREMTLTPLKIQLPLAAGTTAVKKAFDASGVAEKWANTKWAKTLQARETRKNTTDFERFHVQVLKKQRRRILGAAVKKVQA from the exons ATGGGTTCGCAGGAGTCTTTCAAGCGCTACGTTGAGGTCGGCCGTGTCGTCCTCCTCAACAACGGCGAGAACAAGAACAAGATCGCCGTCATTGTTGAGATCATTGACCAGAACAGG GCCATGATCGACGGCCCGTCGACCGGTGTCGCTCGCCAGCCTCTGCGCTACCGTGAGATGACCCTCACCCCCCTGAAGATCCAGCTTCCTCTCGCTGCCGGCACCACCGCTGTGAAGAAGGCCTTCGATGCTTCGGGTGTTGCGGAGAAGTGGGCCAACACCAAGTGGGCCAAGACTCTCCAGGCccgcgagacgcgcaagAACACTACTGACT TCGAGCGCTTCCACGTTCAGGTCCTCAagaagcagcgccgccgcatcctCGGTGCCGCCGTCAAGAAGGTCCAGGCCTAA